CCGAAGCGGCCGGCGCGTCCTCGCCCTCCTCCGAGGACGAGGGCTGGGGCCTGGTCACGAAGACCGTGTCACCGAAGCCCGTGTCGCCGAAGGCCGAATCACCCAGGCCGGTGTCACGGAAACCACTGTCACCGAAAGCCGTCTCGCCGTAGCCCGATTCGGTGCCATACGCGGACCCAAATTCGGACTTTTCATCACTTTCATACCCAAAGCCGCCCAAATAGCCGCCGAAGGCGGACTCCCGGATGGGACTGGTGGCAGACGCCTCGGCGGCCTCCGAGGCCTCGTGGGTCTCCGCGTCCTCCCGCGACGGGGCGCCGTACGCGGAGCCGGTCGCGCTGTCGGCGGCGCCGCGAAGCAGCCCGCCGGAGGCGGGCTCGGACGGGACGAGGCTCCAGGGGTCGGCGGGGTACGGGGAGGCGGACTCGGGGTCGGCGGGCGGCGGCTGTGGAGAGGCGAGGGTGGCGGAGGTGACCGCGCTGACCGCTATCTCCACCTCGTCGGGCATCTCCTTGATCGCGTCGAGCCACGCGAGCTGGTCCTCGAGAGAATGGGGATCCTCACGATCATGTCTCGCCACCGTGTACCCCCTCGGGCTGGGCTAATGGGGTAGCAAACACATTGCAGATTAGCGCCACGTAACCCGGTGAATACGGGCAACCGCCGAGTTCTCCGCCACGCTACTTTAGGTCACATGCGTGCGATAGTGATTTCCGAACCCGGCGGACCTGAGGTTTTGGCCTGGCAGGAAGTCCCCGACCCGCGTCCCGCCGCAGGTGAGGTGGTCATCGACGTCGCCGCGTCGGCCGTCAACCGGGCGGACCTGCTCCAGCGCCGCGGCTTCTACCCGCCGCCGCCCGGCGCCTCCGAGATCCCCGGGCTGGAGTGCTCCGGAGTGATCATAGAGGTCGGGGAGAACGTCCCGCACCTCGCGCCGGGCGACCGGGTCTGCGCCCTGCTCGCGGGCGGCGGGTACGCCGAGCGGGTGGCGGTCCCCTGGCAGCAGGTGATGCCGGCGCCGGAGGGAATCTCGCTGGAGGAGGCCGCCGGCCTTCCCGAGGTCGCCTGCACGGTGTGGTCGAACGTCTTCATGACCGCCCGCCTGAGGAAGGGCGAGACCCTGCTCGTCCACGGCGGCGCGAGCGGCATCGGCACCATGGCCATCCAGCTCGCCAAGGCGTACGGCTCCCGCGTGCTGGTGACGGCGGGGTCGCCCGAGAAGATCGAGCGGTGCCGCGAGCTGGGCGCGGACGAGGCCGTGAACTACCGCGAGGAGGACTTCGCCGAGCGGTTCGAGGGCCGGGCCGACGTCATCCTCGACATCATGGGCGCCAAGTATCTGCCGGGAAACCTGAGTGCCCTCGCCACCGGCGGGCGGCTGGTCGTCATCGGCATGCAGGGCGGCACGAAGGGCGAGCTCGACCTCGGCGTGCTGCTCGCCAAGCGGGCGGCGGTCCACGCGACCGCCCTGCGCAGCCGGCCAGCCGACGACAAGGGCGTGATCTGCCGCGGCGTCGTCGACAACGTCTGGCCGCTGGTCGCGGCCGGGTCCGTACGGCCCGTGGTGCACGAGCGGATCCCCCTCGACCAGGCCGCCCGCGCCCATCAGGCGCTCGAAGAAGGGGAACACGTCGGCAAACTCCTGCTGGTCAGGTGAGTTAGGTTGGATCGGGTCGGGAGTGCCTGACGACGCCGCCCCGTCGCACGGCAGGGCCGTGGTCCGGCAGGCACGACCTGGCACGGTGTGCCCCAGCGGAGCGAATTCAGGAGTTGTAAGCGATCGATGAACGCAGACGAGAGCACGCCGCAGATCGTGGTCGTGGGGCCGCAGGGCCTTTCGGTCTCCGGCGGCAACGGTAAGGGCGAGCACGAGGAGCGGTCCGTCGCCGACCTGGTGGAGCAGCCCGCCAAGGTGATGCGGATCGGCAGCATGATCCGCCAGCTGTTGGAGGAGGTGCGGGCGGCTCCTCTCGACGAGGCCAGCCGCAAGCGGCTCAAGGACATCCACCAGAGCTCCATAAAGGAGCTCGAGGAGGGCCTGGCTCCCGAGCTGGTGGAGGAGCTGGAGCGGTTGTCCCTGCCGTTCAGCGACGAGAGCGACACCGCGCCCAGCGACGCGGAGCTTCGGGTCGCGCACGCCCAGCTCGTCGGCTGGCTGGAGGGCCTGTTCCACGGCATCCAGACCACGCTGTTCGCCCAGCAGATGGCCGCCCGGGCGCAACTGGAGCAGATGCGCCGCGCACTCCCCGGCGGGATGGGCCAGGCCGCGCAGGACGACCAGGGCCACCGCGCGGGCGGCCCCTACCTCTAGACCCCCCGAACGCGCTGACTCAGAACAGGGTCTCGAGCACGACCGCCACACCGTCGTCGTTGTTGGCCGCCGTCACGTGATCGACGGCGGCCAGCACGTCGGGGTGGGCGTTCGCCACGGCGTACGAGACGCCGGCCCAGGTGAGCATCGGCAGGTCGTTCGGCATGTCGCCGAACGCGACCACCTCCGCGGGCTTGATCCCCCGCTCCTCGGCCAGCGTGGCCAGCGCCGTGGCCTTCGTCACACCGTGCGCGCTCATCTCGATCAGCGCCCGTCCGCTGGAGTGGGTCGGGGTCACGATGTCACCGACGATCTCCAGCACCCCGCGGTGCAACTCGTCGGGGTCCATCGAGGGGTGCTGCGCGAGCAGCTTGGCGCACGGCCGGGCCGTCAGTGCCGAGATCGCCAACTCCCGGCCGAAGGACAGCTCCCGGGCGTCCCACCCGCCCAGCGGATAGTCGGCCTCGTGCGCGAAGCCCCCCTCGTACTCGACGGAGAACGTGAGATCCGGCACATGCCGCCGCAGGCGGGCGACGCACTCCTCGAGGACGTCGGACGCGATCAGGTGCGACTCCACGATCTCCTCGGTGTGGAGGTCGTACACGAGCGCGCCGTTCGCGCAGATCGCGAGCCCGCGGTGCCGTACGGCCCCCGCGACGGTGTGCATCCACCGCGGCGGCCGGCCGGTGACGAAGACGAGGGTGCCGCCCGACTCCTCCACCCGGGCGAAGGCGGCGGCCGTACGAGGAGAGATCGTGCCGTCGGTGCGCAGAGCTGTGCCGTCGAGGTCTG
Above is a window of Microbispora sp. ZYX-F-249 DNA encoding:
- a CDS encoding NAD(P)H-quinone oxidoreductase; translated protein: MRAIVISEPGGPEVLAWQEVPDPRPAAGEVVIDVAASAVNRADLLQRRGFYPPPPGASEIPGLECSGVIIEVGENVPHLAPGDRVCALLAGGGYAERVAVPWQQVMPAPEGISLEEAAGLPEVACTVWSNVFMTARLRKGETLLVHGGASGIGTMAIQLAKAYGSRVLVTAGSPEKIERCRELGADEAVNYREEDFAERFEGRADVILDIMGAKYLPGNLSALATGGRLVVIGMQGGTKGELDLGVLLAKRAAVHATALRSRPADDKGVICRGVVDNVWPLVAAGSVRPVVHERIPLDQAARAHQALEEGEHVGKLLLVR
- a CDS encoding bacterial proteasome activator family protein yields the protein MNADESTPQIVVVGPQGLSVSGGNGKGEHEERSVADLVEQPAKVMRIGSMIRQLLEEVRAAPLDEASRKRLKDIHQSSIKELEEGLAPELVEELERLSLPFSDESDTAPSDAELRVAHAQLVGWLEGLFHGIQTTLFAQQMAARAQLEQMRRALPGGMGQAAQDDQGHRAGGPYL
- a CDS encoding HAD family hydrolase, which translates into the protein MTCPRLVATDLDGTALRTDGTISPRTAAAFARVEESGGTLVFVTGRPPRWMHTVAGAVRHRGLAICANGALVYDLHTEEIVESHLIASDVLEECVARLRRHVPDLTFSVEYEGGFAHEADYPLGGWDARELSFGRELAISALTARPCAKLLAQHPSMDPDELHRGVLEIVGDIVTPTHSSGRALIEMSAHGVTKATALATLAEERGIKPAEVVAFGDMPNDLPMLTWAGVSYAVANAHPDVLAAVDHVTAANNDDGVAVVLETLF